The following proteins are encoded in a genomic region of Hydra vulgaris chromosome 05, alternate assembly HydraT2T_AEP:
- the LOC136080653 gene encoding uncharacterized protein LOC136080653 isoform X2 — MIGNDCKILEANIDTFLTVFVENKGVSWQSQKSLKLRHILQLYNAWADLAQDIRSVHHDPDHIKSFNFRAEAYFQLFLHNTGTNKISKMPYMHYLRNHLGILMETYSKLFNWGYGYFNANGGEHLNKQIKYYEISHTNLSKNRFYTIIHLMRCKQFCFTENILPSSKVITCSKCHQEGHNKKNKICPLHESHPEIVFENSENEDED; from the exons ATGATTGGAAATGATTGCAAGATCTTAGAAGCAAATATAGATACTTTCCTTACTGTTTTTGTTGAGAATAAAGGTGTTTCATGGCAGTCtcaaaaaagtctaaaattaaGACATATCCTTCAACTTTACAATGCATGGGCTGATTTGGCTCa GGATATTCGTTCCGTTCACCATGATCCTGATCATATAAAATCCTTCAATTTTCGAGCAGAGGCATATTTTCAACTATTTCTACATAATACTggtacaaataaaatttcaaaaatgccATATATGCATTATTTAAGAAATCATCTTGGTATATTAATGGAAACATATTCCAAGTTATTTAATTGGGGGTATGGATACTTTAATGCAAATGGAGGAGAACActtaaataagcaaataaagTATTATGAGATTTCACATACCAATTTAAGCAAAAATCGATTCTATACAATTATTCATTTGATGAGATGCAAGCAATTTTGTTTTACAGAAAATATTCTTCCATCTTCAAAGGTTATTACATGTTCAAAATGTCACCAGGAAGGACacaataagaaaaacaaaatttgtccCTTACATGAAAGTCATCCTGaaattgtatttgaaaatagtgaaaatgaagatgaagattga
- the LOC136080653 gene encoding uncharacterized protein LOC136080653 isoform X1: protein MDNGKKKHYDGTENLRMIGNDCKILEANIDTFLTVFVENKGVSWQSQKSLKLRHILQLYNAWADLAQDIRSVHHDPDHIKSFNFRAEAYFQLFLHNTGTNKISKMPYMHYLRNHLGILMETYSKLFNWGYGYFNANGGEHLNKQIKYYEISHTNLSKNRFYTIIHLMRCKQFCFTENILPSSKVITCSKCHQEGHNKKNKICPLHESHPEIVFENSENEDED, encoded by the exons ATGGACAAtgg caaaaagaaACATTATGATGGAACAGAGAATTTGAGAATGATTGGAAATGATTGCAAGATCTTAGAAGCAAATATAGATACTTTCCTTACTGTTTTTGTTGAGAATAAAGGTGTTTCATGGCAGTCtcaaaaaagtctaaaattaaGACATATCCTTCAACTTTACAATGCATGGGCTGATTTGGCTCa GGATATTCGTTCCGTTCACCATGATCCTGATCATATAAAATCCTTCAATTTTCGAGCAGAGGCATATTTTCAACTATTTCTACATAATACTggtacaaataaaatttcaaaaatgccATATATGCATTATTTAAGAAATCATCTTGGTATATTAATGGAAACATATTCCAAGTTATTTAATTGGGGGTATGGATACTTTAATGCAAATGGAGGAGAACActtaaataagcaaataaagTATTATGAGATTTCACATACCAATTTAAGCAAAAATCGATTCTATACAATTATTCATTTGATGAGATGCAAGCAATTTTGTTTTACAGAAAATATTCTTCCATCTTCAAAGGTTATTACATGTTCAAAATGTCACCAGGAAGGACacaataagaaaaacaaaatttgtccCTTACATGAAAGTCATCCTGaaattgtatttgaaaatagtgaaaatgaagatgaagattga
- the LOC136080654 gene encoding piggyBac transposable element-derived protein 3-like → MNKNKKLNIEDALAFILDGESDFEDLSESDSEFESDVSTAVVSNTKVVHDDNNDNIIFPISESLTQESSTRDDMLYSNSSAPLPKKSKIVNNKKQKKASLPLWKKVTLDNDLIGDIAFQEVPIEPIPDETTTPYEYFKMFVDDNLIDIIAEQSSLYSCQSSGTNISVTSNEIESFIGVFFRMGLVKLPSVRSYWETFMNYDGVSSILSRNRFLSILRYLHFVDNLNVTDEVKKNDRAWKLRPWLEKLRENFLKVSPEENQSVDEIMVPFKGRSFLKQYLPKKPNKWGFKLWARCGVSGYLYDFDLYQGKEIKKKDEVSPHGVGASVVIKMTSTLPENHNFKIFADNYFSSLPLLDELKKRRIWYVGTARLKRLNKCPFTSEKELKNQGRGSFDYRTDIKSNNIAVSWIDNKVVTLISSFASIEPINSVRRYDRKTCKHIMVKQPYIVQFYNKNMGGVDKLDMMCSFYKPNLKCHRWYIYVWAHTLLIALSNAWFLYRRDLKIICPSKKFMPLKNFQAAVASSLVTVVKRKAGRASLDAIPIPTKRAAAVQSNPTKDIRLDGFDHLPTYSDKRQRCKKCKTGFSYIRCKKCNVWLCLNKDRNCYHDYH, encoded by the coding sequence atgaataaaaataaaaaattaaatattgaagaTGCTCTCGCATTTATTCTTGATGGTGAAAGTGATTTTGAGGATCTTAGTGAGTCAGACTCTGAATTTGAATCTGATGTTTCAACTGCAGTTGTAAGCAATACTAAGGTTGTGCATGATGACAACAATGACAACATTATTTTTCCAATATCGGAGTCTCTTACCCAGGAAAGTAGTACACGTGATGATATGCTCTATTCCAACTCTTCAGCCCCACTcccaaaaaaatccaaaatagtcaacaacaaaaaacaaaaaaaagcaagtttACCACTTTGGAAAAAGGTTACACTAGATAATGATTTGATTGGTGATATTGCTTTTCAAGAGGTACCTATTGAACCTATTCCGGACGAAACTACTACTCCAtacgaatattttaaaatgtttgttgatGACAATCTTATAGACATTATTGCTGAACAATCTAGTTTATATAGTTGCCAGTCATCAGGTACAAATATTTCTGTCACATCGAATGAAATAGAGtcttttattggtgttttttttCGTATGGGTCTTGTAAAACTACCATCTGTGAGATCTTATTGGGAAACCTTTATGAATTATGATGGAGTAAGTTCAATATTATCAAGGAATAGATTTCTTTCTATCCTCCGCTATTTACACTTTGTTGACAATCTAAACGTAACAGATGAAGTAAAGAAAAATGATCGGGCTTGGAAATTAAGACCTTGGTTGGAAAAACTGCGagaaaatttcttaaaagtttctCCTGAGGAAAATCAATCAGTTGATGAGATAATGGTTCCCTTCAAAGGAAGGTCATTTTTGAAGCAATACCTtccaaaaaaacccaataaatgGGGGTTCAAACTTTGGGCTAGATGTGGTGTCAGTGGGTATTTGTATGACTTTGATTTATATCAaggaaaagaaataaaaaagaaagatgaaGTTTCTCCTCATGGTGTCGGGGCATCTGTTGTAATTAAAATGACCTCAACTTTGCCagaaaatcataattttaaaatatttgctgaCAATTACTTTTCTTCATTGCCTTTGCTAGATGAGCTAAAAAAGCGTAGAATATGGTATGTTGGAACAGCTCGCCTTAAGCGCCTTAACAAATGCCCATTCACTtctgaaaaagaattaaaaaatcaagGGCGTGGATCGTTTGACTATCGTACTGACATCAAATCTAATAACATAGCTGTCTCTTGGATAGATAACAAGGTAGTTACTTTAATTTCGTCTTTTGCTAGTATTGAACCAATCAACTCAGTAAGGCGTTATGATAGAAAAACCTGCAAACATATTATGGTAAAACAACCATATATAGTccagttttataataaaaatatgggTGGAGTTGACAAACTGGATATGATGTGCTCATTCTacaaaccaaatttaaaatgCCATAGAtggtatatatatgtatgggCACATACCCTTCTTATTGCATTATCAAATGCCTGGTTTTTGTATCGTCGggacttaaaaattatttgcccCAGTAAGAAATTCATGcctctaaaaaattttcaagctgCAGTAGCTTCTAGCTTGGTAACTGTTGTAAAAAGAAAAGCTGGAAGAGCATCTCTTGATGCAATACCTATACCAACCAAAAGAGCTGCTGCTGTTCAGAGTAATCCTACAAAAGATATCCGTCTGGATGGATTTGACCACTTACCAACTTATAGTGACAAACGGCAGCGGTGTAAGAAATGCAAAACTGGTTTTTCTTATATTCGTTGCAAAAAGTGCAATGTTTGGTTATGCTTAAATAAGGACAGAAATTGTTATCATGACTACCATTAA